One Scytonema millei VB511283 DNA window includes the following coding sequences:
- a CDS encoding sugar transferase, with translation MRLIAMVATDYTLLLFAWIISENYASRNFSDYTQSNSLQMIVIAVTVQIAALALQGSYQLGKKHFQYLSISKTLVFAHGLLLLFGLISQSVFDITRSTLILSLLASILFVCTGRLAITFFFDHLHQQKILDRDSVFVICSPENYEQCLTTIKEENRYIIRGMASPTALDRYSRRETLEQLNKLGVTEVFISWDAIKNRMFLRWLFQASGITLHILPMELKPIYRDIEFKKIGGMTCLSFDCPVITGKDFWLKRIMDFIAAALFITFTFPIYIAIAIAIKLDSPGSIFFKQTRIGLHGKPFQVWKFRTMKTDAEKLQKDLETLNDTKDGILFKIKDDPRITRIGKFLRRYSLDELPQLFNVLLGEMSLVGPRPLPIRDVEKFSEQHFIRQEVLPGVTGLWQVSGRSNILDFDQVIKLDLNYIENWSLGLDFEIVLKTIQVVLKKEGAY, from the coding sequence CTGCGATTGATTGCAATGGTGGCGACCGACTATACTCTTCTACTTTTTGCTTGGATCATATCTGAAAATTATGCTTCTCGGAATTTTTCTGACTATACACAGAGCAATTCTTTGCAGATGATAGTAATCGCTGTTACTGTTCAAATAGCAGCACTAGCTCTTCAAGGTTCTTATCAGTTAGGAAAAAAACATTTTCAATATTTAAGCATTAGTAAAACGCTAGTTTTTGCTCATGGATTGCTGCTATTATTTGGCTTGATATCCCAATCAGTTTTTGATATTACTCGTTCGACATTGATATTATCTTTATTGGCGAGCATATTGTTTGTTTGCACTGGAAGATTAGCCATTACTTTCTTTTTTGACCATCTTCATCAACAGAAAATTCTAGATCGCGATTCAGTTTTTGTGATTTGTAGCCCTGAGAATTACGAACAATGCCTTACGACTATCAAGGAAGAGAATCGTTACATTATACGTGGGATGGCAAGTCCTACAGCATTAGATAGATATTCGCGCCGAGAGACATTAGAACAGTTGAATAAATTAGGTGTAACAGAAGTCTTTATATCTTGGGATGCAATTAAAAACAGAATGTTTTTACGCTGGCTGTTTCAAGCGTCTGGGATAACACTGCATATTTTACCGATGGAGTTAAAACCAATTTATAGAGATATCGAGTTTAAAAAGATTGGAGGAATGACCTGTCTGAGTTTTGACTGTCCGGTAATTACAGGAAAAGATTTCTGGCTGAAGCGAATCATGGATTTTATCGCTGCTGCTTTATTTATTACTTTCACCTTTCCCATCTACATAGCGATCGCTATAGCTATCAAACTAGATTCTCCTGGTTCAATATTTTTTAAGCAAACTCGTATAGGTCTACATGGAAAACCATTTCAAGTGTGGAAGTTTCGTACCATGAAGACTGATGCGGAAAAATTACAAAAAGATTTAGAAACTTTAAACGATACAAAAGATGGAATTTTATTTAAAATAAAAGACGATCCTCGCATTACTCGCATTGGCAAATTTCTCCGTCGTTACAGCTTAGATGAACTACCACAACTGTTTAACGTTCTGCTGGGAGAAATGAGTTTAGTTGGTCCCCGTCCTTTGCCAATTAGAGATGTAGAAAAGTTTTCCGAGCAACATTTTATTCGACAAGAAGTCTTACCTGGCGTTACAGGTCTTTGGCAAGTTTCAGGACGTTCTAATATTTTAGATTTTGACCAAGTAATAAAACTCGATCTCAACTACATTGAAAACTGGTCGCTTGGTTTGGATTTTGAAATTGTACTCAAAACAATTCAGGTAGTTTTGAAAAAAGAAGGCGCTTATTAA
- a CDS encoding oligosaccharide flippase family protein, giving the protein MSEQRNLVINSLSMLVNRLTQGIATFVLTATIARTLGAHALGQYLLAFSYYYMFMSIASQGLKSFFTRQLSRELQEIPVYLVNGTLLQLLFSIIGYLVLVAVVFALPYSSDTSTICYIMGLTIIPFSLSNITEAIFQAQEKMHLIALSTVPIYILRLLVMIWAINLKYGVDSLAAILVISEILILIIEWCLAINIIGIHWQIKQDFIWKAIKNSRTFLALEAIGIIAGRMQILILSLLGSELLVGLYGAIEQLMQPYYILCDSILLATFPKMSKLVELGKEKQRQFGEGIIQVLLCIVLPLIIGMLILGNDLLNFIYKDPTFKEALLPFDLVALTLLTFTFSRSCGYILIANSYEKLHLFEVVSTTILGGISGIFFISQYKLIGAAYMAIVISLSSTSMLVYSVYNRLFSFNLWNIMRYPIIISVLMLPVFTFLKLSGLNFLAVLVTATFIYAVLVKVLSVRVSNSFSLTNSAFFKK; this is encoded by the coding sequence ATGTCAGAACAACGCAATCTGGTTATAAATTCTCTTTCAATGCTGGTCAATAGGTTAACGCAAGGTATAGCAACCTTTGTATTAACAGCAACTATTGCTCGCACCCTTGGAGCTCATGCATTAGGGCAGTATTTACTAGCATTCAGTTACTACTACATGTTCATGAGCATAGCTTCTCAAGGGCTAAAGAGTTTTTTTACACGGCAATTATCTCGCGAACTACAAGAAATACCAGTTTATCTGGTCAATGGAACTTTATTACAGTTATTGTTCAGCATCATTGGTTATTTGGTTCTGGTTGCTGTAGTTTTTGCGCTGCCCTATAGTTCTGATACTTCGACCATTTGTTACATTATGGGGTTGACTATCATCCCCTTTTCACTCTCCAATATTACAGAAGCAATTTTTCAAGCACAAGAAAAGATGCACCTGATTGCATTATCGACCGTGCCAATTTATATATTGCGCTTGCTCGTAATGATTTGGGCAATAAATCTTAAATATGGAGTCGATAGCCTTGCTGCGATCTTGGTAATTTCCGAAATTTTAATTTTGATAATTGAATGGTGTTTGGCGATCAATATAATTGGTATTCACTGGCAAATCAAACAAGATTTTATTTGGAAGGCCATTAAAAACTCTCGAACATTTCTTGCGCTCGAAGCAATAGGAATAATTGCTGGTAGAATGCAGATACTTATCCTATCACTCTTAGGTAGTGAATTGTTAGTTGGGCTTTATGGCGCCATTGAACAATTAATGCAACCTTATTATATTCTTTGTGATAGTATTCTTTTAGCTACTTTTCCTAAAATGTCAAAGTTAGTAGAGTTAGGAAAAGAAAAGCAACGTCAGTTCGGAGAAGGAATTATTCAAGTTTTACTATGTATTGTCTTGCCTTTAATAATTGGAATGTTGATTTTAGGCAATGATTTATTGAACTTTATTTATAAAGATCCTACTTTTAAAGAAGCGCTATTACCTTTTGACTTAGTTGCTTTGACACTCCTAACATTTACTTTTTCAAGAAGTTGCGGATATATTTTAATAGCAAATAGCTACGAAAAACTTCATTTATTTGAAGTTGTTTCTACTACTATTTTGGGAGGAATTTCAGGCATATTCTTTATTTCACAGTATAAATTAATTGGTGCTGCATATATGGCTATAGTTATTTCTTTGAGTAGTACTAGTATGCTTGTATATTCTGTTTACAATCGTTTATTTTCATTCAACTTATGGAACATCATGCGTTATCCAATTATTATTAGTGTTTTAATGCTGCCCGTTTTTACTTTCCTCAAGTTAAGTGGGTTAAACTTTTTGGCAGTTTTAGTTACAGCTACGTTTATATATGCTGTATTAGTTAAAGTTTTGAGTGTTCGAGTATCAAATAGTTTTAGCTTAACAAATTCTGCTTTTTTCAAAAAATAG
- a CDS encoding glycosyltransferase family 2 protein yields MSTNESIQPVVSVVIPSRNRPQLVSRAVKSALAQTYKAIEVIVIVDGPDRDTVQVIEAINDSRLRVIELPVNVGPAGARNAGVREAKGTWIAFLDDDDEWLPQKIERQLEVANHSRYAFPIIASRFIARSSKGDFIWPKKLISNSENISDYLFVRNSLFMGEKFIATPTLLTKKELLQKIPFNNLRRHEDWDWLLRSNQLADVGIEFAPEELCVCSMQLNRNSLSSTSNWKYSLDWIRSVRELITPLAYSAFIVIEVIPQASSEGSWKVFLLLLWDILKFGKPRPVDFLLYFAMWLFPQNIRQQIRYFFIKKQPQHMHKPI; encoded by the coding sequence GTGTCAACAAATGAAAGTATTCAACCAGTTGTTAGTGTAGTCATTCCTTCACGAAATAGACCTCAACTTGTTAGTCGCGCAGTCAAGAGCGCATTAGCTCAAACCTACAAAGCAATTGAGGTTATTGTAATTGTGGATGGACCCGACCGAGACACAGTTCAAGTTATTGAAGCAATAAATGATTCTAGGTTAAGAGTAATAGAACTGCCAGTTAATGTCGGACCTGCAGGTGCTAGAAATGCTGGTGTGAGGGAAGCAAAAGGTACTTGGATCGCCTTTCTGGATGACGATGATGAATGGCTACCCCAAAAGATTGAACGTCAACTGGAAGTAGCAAATCATTCACGCTATGCTTTTCCAATTATCGCTAGTCGTTTCATTGCTCGGTCATCAAAAGGAGACTTCATTTGGCCTAAAAAGCTGATAAGCAATTCAGAGAATATAAGTGATTATCTCTTCGTTCGTAACTCTTTATTTATGGGAGAAAAATTTATAGCAACTCCTACATTGTTAACGAAAAAAGAGCTGCTACAAAAAATCCCCTTTAATAATCTACGCAGACATGAAGATTGGGACTGGCTGTTGCGAAGTAATCAATTAGCAGATGTAGGAATTGAGTTTGCACCCGAAGAATTGTGTGTTTGTTCGATGCAACTAAACCGTAATAGTCTAAGTAGTACTAGCAACTGGAAATATTCTTTAGATTGGATTCGCTCAGTTCGCGAGTTAATAACACCGCTAGCCTATTCAGCTTTTATTGTAATAGAAGTAATACCACAAGCTTCTTCTGAAGGTAGTTGGAAAGTATTCTTGCTTTTATTATGGGATATTCTCAAGTTCGGTAAACCTAGACCTGTTGATTTTTTATTATATTTTGCTATGTGGTTATTTCCTCAAAATATCAGGCAACAAATTCGCTATTTTTTTATAAAAAAACAGCCGCAGCATATGCACAAGCCTATTTAA
- a CDS encoding 1-acyl-sn-glycerol-3-phosphate acyltransferase: MVRAQPSLEFIPPAFNPLVLRGTQLLLPILLRSQTAITHIQAENTEVLVDLYRAFGAGKTRFIMAFRHPSPDDPFCMAYLLHRLVPRVARQQQISLPHPIHAHFLYDRGIPLWAGAHVSWLFSNLGGIPIHRGKVDRLGLRTARNLLINGSFPMAVAPEGATNGHGEIVSPLEPGIAQLGFWGVEDLLNAGRAEQVFIVPIGIRYSYVQPVWQPLEKLLSKLEADSGLKQEGEKEKIASTDEALLYQRLYRLGEHLLSLMEEFYTRFYRQTLPISVNAIAADAVTAENTSGLKRPNSERDFAARLQALMDAALQVAEQYFHFQPQGSAIERCRRLEQAGWDWIYREDIKQIEALSPVERGLADRIAQEASLSMWHMRLVENFVAVTGKYVREKPTMERFAETTLLLWETIARIKGSSTVRRPRLGKQSVQMTVGEPISVSDRWQIYQASRRSAKQAITDLTRDLQTALEQTI; the protein is encoded by the coding sequence ATGGTTCGCGCCCAACCTTCACTAGAATTTATTCCTCCAGCTTTCAATCCCTTGGTTCTGCGGGGAACTCAACTGCTGTTACCTATCCTGTTGCGATCGCAAACAGCGATTACTCACATTCAAGCAGAGAACACAGAAGTTTTAGTCGATCTTTATCGCGCTTTTGGGGCTGGTAAAACTCGTTTTATCATGGCGTTCCGGCATCCCAGCCCTGACGATCCATTTTGTATGGCGTACTTACTGCATCGTCTCGTACCACGGGTAGCACGCCAACAGCAAATATCGCTACCACATCCAATTCACGCACATTTTCTTTACGATCGCGGTATTCCCTTGTGGGCGGGAGCGCATGTCAGTTGGTTGTTTTCCAACTTGGGTGGCATTCCCATTCATCGAGGCAAAGTCGATCGGCTAGGGTTGCGAACAGCGCGAAATCTGTTAATCAACGGCAGCTTTCCTATGGCAGTAGCTCCAGAAGGAGCCACTAACGGACACGGTGAAATAGTTAGTCCTTTGGAACCTGGCATTGCTCAGTTAGGATTTTGGGGCGTTGAAGATTTGCTGAATGCCGGACGCGCCGAACAAGTTTTCATCGTACCAATTGGAATTAGGTATTCCTACGTTCAACCTGTTTGGCAACCTTTAGAAAAGCTATTGAGCAAATTGGAAGCAGATAGTGGTTTGAAGCAAGAGGGGGAAAAAGAAAAAATTGCCTCAACAGATGAAGCCTTGCTCTACCAACGTCTTTATCGATTGGGCGAACACCTGCTGTCCTTGATGGAAGAATTTTATACTCGGTTTTACCGTCAAACATTACCAATTTCAGTTAATGCAATTGCTGCCGATGCAGTGACAGCAGAAAATACTTCAGGATTAAAACGACCTAATTCCGAACGGGACTTTGCAGCGCGATTGCAAGCACTCATGGATGCGGCATTGCAAGTAGCAGAACAGTATTTCCACTTCCAACCTCAAGGTAGTGCGATCGAACGCTGTCGTCGTTTGGAACAAGCGGGCTGGGATTGGATTTATCGAGAAGATATTAAGCAAATAGAAGCCCTGTCTCCTGTAGAGCGAGGATTAGCCGATCGCATTGCCCAGGAAGCTAGCCTGAGCATGTGGCATATGCGACTTGTTGAAAATTTTGTTGCCGTCACGGGCAAGTACGTTCGGGAGAAACCGACGATGGAGCGGTTTGCTGAAACAACTTTGTTGCTGTGGGAAACAATTGCCCGAATAAAAGGTAGCAGTACCGTGCGCCGTCCTCGACTGGGCAAGCAATCAGTCCAAATGACGGTAGGCGAACCAATTTCAGTTTCAGATCGCTGGCAAATATATCAAGCCAGTCGTCGCAGCGCCAAGCAAGCTATTACAGATCTGACAAGAGATCTGCAAACTGCTTTAGAACAAACGATCTAA
- a CDS encoding response regulator has protein sequence MDLSTRFGKNGTKRILVCDDVYDHALLLQVILETEGYEVMLANSGAAAIAQIERAKPDLVLLDLMMPGIDGMEIVRHMRQNPRSDRIPVILVAPSRRDSISAECQKLVSGIVHKPIEWEELIPQVEAIFATPFSTGSQRNFRSFSVVGQRF, from the coding sequence ATGGACTTATCTACTCGTTTTGGAAAGAACGGTACTAAAAGGATTCTGGTCTGCGATGACGTTTACGACCACGCCTTGTTACTCCAGGTTATTCTGGAGACTGAAGGCTATGAAGTGATGCTTGCAAACTCGGGAGCAGCAGCGATCGCCCAGATAGAACGAGCAAAGCCTGACCTAGTGTTACTCGATCTAATGATGCCAGGAATCGATGGCATGGAAATTGTGCGCCATATGCGTCAAAATCCTCGCAGCGATCGCATACCAGTTATTCTAGTTGCACCTAGTCGTCGCGATTCTATTTCGGCTGAATGTCAGAAATTAGTGAGTGGGATAGTTCATAAGCCGATTGAGTGGGAGGAATTAATTCCACAAGTAGAAGCGATCTTTGCAACACCGTTTTCTACAGGCAGTCAAAGAAATTTCCGCAGCTTCTCTGTTGTTGGTCAAAGGTTTTAA
- a CDS encoding non-ribosomal peptide synthetase translates to MFTKKDFEPSVSIQSSLAYWKQQLAGVSPLLSLPTDRSRRIDRAYRGSSQSFVLSRKLTTGLSSLSRQEGVTLFTTLLAAFDTLLYRYTSTEDIVVGSPVVNQNYSSIDLTFLNALVLRTDLSGNPSFQQLLERVREVILSAQNHQNVPLSVLITELQLEIDPSYSPLFQVTFTFNENIFLQDMELSSLATSPWGIEDNTAKIDLALMVEQNSNGLKGRWLYNANLFDSGTVERMNGHFQALLASIVANPQQPISELSLLTIQEQQQLLVEFNNTQTDYPRDKCIHQLFEQQVVQNPEGVAVVFEDRHLTYAELNAKANQLAHYLTSLGVGNNTLVGICLERSLEMVVGFLGILKAGGAYVPLDPSYPSARLAFMLEDSQPLAILTQARLMDILPDLGAKVICLDTNWQEICQHSSDNPVVEMTSEHLAYVMYTSGSTGKPKGVMITHQGLVNHNLAIAELFELKASDRVLQSASISFDISVEEIFPTWISGASLILRNEEVLTSTKNLLEFIEKEQITILDLPTALWHEIVHVMHEFGERLPKCVRLVVVGGEKASAVAYLHWWNLVGDRCRWINTYGPTETTVSAAFYEPAANPETQQSISEIPIGRPLANIQTYILDRQLQLVPIGVPGELYIGGAGVARGYFNRPELTAAKFVPNLFTNSTEDRLYRTGDLVRYLPNGNIEFLGRSDYQVKIRGFRIELAEIEAMLSQHPSVQDNVVIVREDEPGNKHLVAYIVPISKQKLNTSELREFLKRQLPDYMMPSSFTILETIPLTPNGKIDRRALPAPTYGRQESENTFVAPRNQLEIQITKIWEKVLGIQPIGVKHNFFELGGNSLIAVRLFAEIEKTWSRNLPLATLFEVPTIEKLACLLQQEESSLTWSSLVPIQPNGSKLPLFCIHPIGGNVLEYYPLAHYLDCEQPIYGLQAQGLDGKQEPLRRVEDMANHYINEIRSFQPNGPYLLTGYSFGGLVAFEMARKLHDQGEKVALLVLLDTSSPNLVESNRSLVKFIGVHLSNLWQLKPKDRLRYIKNWVQWKLNKGNYKNFISSQLFEPLKHGKVIDCNFQAAQEYVPQVYSKQGTVTLFRSKIQPVQFADRSELGWGEMVAGDLEIEHIPGEHHSLLKEPVVQVVAEKLKVCLERVQAKYL, encoded by the coding sequence ATGTTTACTAAAAAAGATTTTGAACCATCGGTTTCTATCCAGTCTTCACTCGCCTACTGGAAACAACAATTAGCAGGTGTGTCACCTTTGTTATCACTCCCTACCGATCGATCGCGACGCATAGATCGAGCTTATCGAGGTAGTTCTCAATCGTTTGTGCTGTCTCGGAAACTAACAACAGGACTCAGTTCATTGAGTAGACAGGAAGGTGTCACCCTATTTACAACTTTATTAGCGGCATTTGATACTTTGCTTTACCGCTATACAAGTACGGAAGATATCGTAGTCGGTTCCCCTGTTGTTAACCAGAATTATTCGTCGATAGACTTGACTTTTCTTAATGCTTTAGTTCTTCGCACCGATTTGTCTGGAAATCCTAGTTTTCAGCAATTGCTAGAGCGAGTACGGGAAGTTATTTTGTCAGCGCAAAATCATCAAAATGTCCCTCTTTCAGTTTTAATTACAGAATTACAACTGGAGATAGATCCGAGTTATTCACCTCTGTTTCAGGTAACGTTCACCTTTAATGAAAATATTTTTTTACAAGACATGGAGCTGTCTAGCTTAGCTACAAGTCCTTGGGGAATAGAAGATAACACAGCGAAGATCGATCTAGCTTTGATGGTAGAACAAAATAGTAATGGATTAAAAGGAAGGTGGTTATACAACGCTAATCTATTTGATTCTGGCACAGTTGAACGGATGAACGGGCATTTCCAGGCTTTGTTAGCAAGTATAGTTGCTAATCCACAACAGCCCATTTCTGAATTATCTCTCCTAACTATACAAGAGCAACAGCAGCTACTCGTAGAATTTAATAATACTCAGACAGACTATCCCCGAGATAAATGCATCCATCAGTTATTTGAGCAACAGGTAGTACAAAACCCAGAAGGGGTTGCTGTAGTTTTTGAAGATCGACATTTGACATACGCAGAGTTGAATGCCAAAGCCAATCAACTAGCTCATTACCTAACTTCACTGGGTGTCGGCAATAATACACTAGTAGGAATTTGTCTAGAACGATCCTTAGAGATGGTAGTTGGTTTTCTGGGGATTCTCAAAGCAGGGGGAGCTTATGTTCCTCTGGATCCAAGCTATCCAAGCGCTCGTTTGGCATTCATGTTGGAAGATTCCCAACCATTAGCGATTTTAACTCAGGCAAGGCTAATGGATATTCTGCCAGATCTCGGAGCGAAAGTAATTTGTCTAGATACTAATTGGCAGGAAATTTGCCAACACAGCTCTGACAATCCTGTTGTGGAGATGACTTCCGAGCATCTAGCTTATGTAATGTATACCTCCGGCTCTACAGGTAAGCCCAAGGGTGTAATGATTACCCATCAGGGACTAGTTAACCACAACTTAGCGATCGCCGAATTATTTGAACTAAAAGCAAGCGATCGAGTGTTGCAATCTGCCTCCATTAGCTTTGACATATCCGTTGAAGAAATCTTTCCGACCTGGATTAGTGGAGCAAGTTTAATTCTGCGTAATGAAGAAGTACTCACTTCTACCAAAAACCTCCTAGAATTTATCGAAAAAGAGCAGATTACTATTCTCGATCTACCTACAGCTCTATGGCATGAGATAGTCCATGTAATGCACGAGTTCGGTGAAAGGTTACCAAAATGCGTGCGTTTAGTAGTTGTAGGTGGAGAAAAAGCATCAGCAGTAGCATATTTGCATTGGTGGAATTTAGTAGGCGATCGCTGTCGATGGATCAATACCTATGGACCAACTGAAACAACTGTCAGTGCAGCATTTTACGAACCAGCTGCCAACCCAGAAACTCAACAATCCATTTCAGAAATTCCCATAGGTCGTCCCCTTGCCAATATTCAAACTTACATCCTCGACCGGCAATTACAACTAGTACCTATAGGTGTACCTGGTGAACTTTATATTGGAGGTGCAGGTGTAGCGCGGGGCTATTTCAACCGTCCCGAATTAACTGCTGCGAAATTCGTTCCTAACCTATTTACGAACAGTACTGAAGATCGGCTTTACAGAACTGGAGATTTAGTACGCTACCTTCCTAACGGTAACATTGAATTTCTCGGTCGCAGCGACTACCAAGTGAAGATTCGCGGCTTCAGAATTGAACTGGCAGAAATTGAAGCCATGCTCAGTCAACATCCTAGCGTACAAGACAATGTGGTCATAGTACGAGAAGATGAACCCGGCAATAAACACCTAGTAGCTTACATTGTTCCCATATCAAAGCAAAAACTCAATACTAGCGAATTACGTGAATTTCTGAAAAGGCAACTACCAGATTATATGATGCCTTCATCTTTCACGATCCTAGAAACGATACCTCTAACGCCAAATGGTAAGATAGACCGTCGCGCTCTACCCGCACCCACGTACGGTAGGCAAGAATCTGAAAACACTTTTGTTGCTCCTCGGAATCAATTAGAAATTCAAATAACAAAAATTTGGGAAAAAGTTTTAGGTATTCAACCTATTGGCGTGAAACACAACTTCTTTGAATTAGGAGGCAACTCGCTGATAGCTGTACGCCTGTTTGCTGAAATTGAGAAAACTTGGAGTCGAAACCTTCCTTTAGCTACTCTTTTTGAAGTCCCCACGATTGAGAAGCTTGCTTGTCTTCTCCAGCAGGAAGAATCTTCACTTACTTGGTCGTCACTTGTGCCAATCCAACCAAATGGCTCGAAACTACCTTTATTCTGCATTCATCCGATTGGTGGTAACGTCCTAGAGTACTATCCTTTAGCACATTATTTGGATTGCGAGCAACCTATTTATGGGCTACAAGCACAAGGACTAGATGGCAAACAAGAGCCTCTTCGCCGGGTTGAAGATATGGCGAATCATTATATCAATGAGATACGCAGCTTTCAGCCCAATGGTCCCTATCTATTAACAGGTTATTCGTTTGGTGGACTGGTTGCATTTGAGATGGCTAGGAAACTTCACGATCAAGGAGAGAAGGTGGCTTTACTAGTATTATTAGATACCAGCTCTCCCAACTTGGTGGAATCTAATCGATCGCTTGTTAAATTCATCGGGGTTCATTTAAGTAATCTTTGGCAACTTAAACCTAAAGATAGGTTGAGATACATTAAGAATTGGGTGCAGTGGAAGTTGAATAAGGGGAATTACAAAAACTTTATATCTAGCCAGTTATTTGAACCTCTCAAACATGGCAAAGTTATTGACTGTAATTTCCAAGCTGCTCAAGAATATGTGCCTCAAGTTTACTCAAAACAAGGAACAGTTACTCTCTTTCGTTCTAAAATACAGCCTGTACAATTTGCCGATCGTTCTGAATTAGGTTGGGGTGAAATGGTAGCTGGAGACTTAGAGATCGAGCATATTCCTGGAGAACATCATAGTTTGTTGAAAGAACCTGTTGTCCAAGTAGTTGCTGAAAAACTAAAGGTTTGTCTAGAGCGAGTTCAAGCAAAATATCTCTAA